The Sandaracinus amylolyticus genomic interval GCCGTCGAGAAGTACTCGCAGTGCCCGGCGCGCCACTCGAAGAGGAACGCGTCGAGCGGCAGGCGCGTGCCGGGGTCCTGCATGTCGAGCGAGTAGCGCATCGCGCGCAGGTGCTCCTGGATGCGCTCGGCGCGATCGCGGTCGCTCGTCGCGCCCTCGGTCCACTCGCGCGCGAGGTGCGCGACGCGCTCGTGGCCCGCGGGCACCTGCAGGTAGGGCGCGGCCGACGCGACATCGAGCGGCTCGGGGTCCTCGCGGCGCGAGCCCGGCGCGGCCACCCACGCGCGATAGCGCAGCCCGAGCCCGTCGTCGGCCTCGTAGCGGATGTCGAGCCCGGGCTCGAGCGTCAGGCGCCGGCCGACCTCGATGCCGGTGGTGAGGCGCCCCGGGATCTGCACCGCGACCGCGCGATCGGGGAGGAACACGACGGGATCGTCGAGGTGATCGAGCACGATCTCGAACGGCAGGTCGCGATCGAGATCGGGCACGCGCTCGATCGGGTAGTAGTCGTCGTAGCGACGCACCGCGCGAGGGTCGCGCAGCGAGCGCGACCAGCGCCGGCCGTCGTAGCGATCGAACGAGGTGCCGCGCATGCGGATCGCGGCGCGCGCCGGCGGGGTGATCCCGGCGCCGATGCCCGGCGGCACGACGCGCATGACGACCGTCGGATCGTCGCGCACGAGGCCCACCTGTCCGAGCTCGACGTCGCCGCCGAAGCCCGCGACGTGCGTCGGCGAGCCGCGCCCGAACGAGAGCATGCCGAGCCCGACGCGCGGGAAGAGCACGAAGAGCGCCGCGGTCATCACGAAGAGCGGGAGCGAGAGCGCGGCGGTGCCGAGCAGGAACGAGGGACCGACGACGCGGCGCGAGGCGAGCACGCGGCGCACGTCGGCGGCGCGACCGGGATCGGGATCGCCGGGATAGTGCCCCTCGATCTCGCTGCGCAGGTGGGTGAGCGCGAGCATCCACGGCGCGACCACGACGAAGCCGAGGAACGCGATGCCGTACGTCAGCTCGGTCGAGAGCACGGTCGCGGCACAGAGCTGGAGGAACGCGAGCATCGCGATCTGCTGGTGCTCGGCGGCGCTGCGGCGGTTGCAGAGGCGCGAGATCTGGAGCGCGGCGGTGAGCTCGAGCGCGAGCGGGAGCAGCGGCTCGCCGAGCACGCCGCGCACGATCGCGAGCGCGAAGAGCACGAGCAGCGCGACGTTCCATCCGCGCTGCCAGCCCGGCTGGTGCAGGCGCGGCCCCTCGACGAACACCGACGCGACGAAGCCCGCGACGATCACCGCCTGCACGAAGAACGAGAGCTCGCCGCCGAGGAAGAGCGCGGCGAGGCCGAGCCCCGCCATCATGTACGTGACGTGCTTGTGGAGCGCGGCGAAGCTCATGCGACCGCGTCGATCGCGAGCTCGGGGGTGACGATCACGCTCGATGCGCGCGGCGTGGGCAGCGGCGCCGCGTCGTGCGCGACGGGCCCGAGCAGCGCGAGGTAGCGGAGGATGGGATCGGGCGCGCCGCCTCCGAGCACGACCGGCGAGCCACCGCTGCGCGTGATCACGTCGACGCTCGAGCCGTGGGCGAGCGCGCGCTCCGCGATCGACGCGGCGTGGGAGATCGCGCGCTCGAACGCGAGGGGCCACGCGGCGTCGTCGAGGTCCGGGGGGCGCGCGTTGTCGAGCACGATCGAGAGGCGCGCGCCGCTCTCGCGCTCGCGCTCGCGCACCACGAGGCGACCGAGCGCGGCGCTGCGACGCGCGTGCACGGAGCGCGCTTCGTCGCCGGCGCGGTACTCGCGGAGCCCGGCGGGCTCGGTGCCCGGACCGCGCCGCGGGCTCGCACGATCCTCGGCGCGCGCGCCCGCGGGCAGCGCCGGCGCGACGACCGGGACGAGCGCGGGATACACGACGAGCTCGGTGCGATCGTCGACGAGGCGCCACTTCTCGAAGAGGCCGAACGGGTACCGCGTGCTGAGCCGGAAGCGCGAGAGCACGAGCACGCCGCGCTTGCTGGGCACGCGACGGTACGCGGCGACCTGCTCGGCGCGCGCGCCGACCTTGAGGAAGTAGCAGCGGCGATCGGTGGGCTCGTCGGCGGCCTGGTCCTCGACCTCGATCGAGAAGCTCGGGAGCCACTTCTTGTCGTTCGCGAGCGCGAGCTCGATCACGCACGGCGTGCCGACGAACGCGCGCGACGGCAGCGAGCGACGCACGCGCACCCACCACAGCACGAGATCGCTGAGCACGCCGGAGAGGACGATCAGGCTCAGCATCAGGCCGAGCACGAGGTAGAGCAGGTTGTTGCCGGTGTTCACCGCGCCCGCGCCGACGCCGAGCGTGGTGAGCACGAAGACGCGCCCTTCGCGGGTGAAGCGCAGCCCGCGCCGCGCGCGACGCGCCTTCTTCTCGGCCGCGGCGGCGCGATCCCGCCGCATGATCAGACGGGCACCGGCACGCCCGCGACCACGTCGCGCACGACGCGCGCCGCGTCGCCTCGCGCGCGCGGTCCGTCGCCGGCGCCCGCGACGCGGACGCGATGCGCGAGCACCGGCACCGCGAGCGCCTTCACGTCGTCGGGCGTCGCGTAGGCGCGTCCCGACACGAGCGCGTGGGCGCGCACCGCGCGCTCCAGGGCGAGCGCCGCGCGCGTGCTCGCGCCGAGCTCGAGCAGCGGCGTGGTGCGCGTCGCGCAGACGATCTCGTGCAGGTAGTCGAGCACGAGGTCCTCGGTGCGCACCTCGTTCACCGCGCTCTGCGCCGCGAGCAGCTCGGGCAGCGTGACGATCGGCGCCAGCGAGTCGACGGGATCGGCGCCGCGCCGCGCACCGAGGAGACGACGCTCGACGTCGCGCGGCGGATAGCCGATCTCGACGCGCAACAAGAAGCGATCGAGCTGCGACTCCGGGAGCGGGTACGTGCCGTGGAACTCCTCGGGGTTCTGGGTCGCGACCACGAAGAAGGGCTCTTCGAGCGCGCGGGTCTCGCCCTCGATCGAGACGCGTCGCTCCTCCATCGCCTCGAGCAGCGCGGACTGCGTGCGCGGCGTGGTGCGGTTGATCTCGTCGGCGAGGAGGATCGGCGTGAACACGGGCCCGGGCTTGAACGTGAGCGCGCCGGTGCTCGGATCGTAGATCGAGCCTCCGAGGACGTCCGCGGGCAGCAGGTCCGAGGTGAATTGGATGCGCCGGAACCCGACGCCGATGGAGCGCGCGAGGGTGCGCGCGAGCGTCGTCTTGCCGACGCCCGGGACGTCTTCGACGAGGAGGTGACCGCGCGCGAGGAGCGCCGTCACTGCGAGCGAGACGACCTCGCCCTTGCCGAGGAGGACACGACCGACGTGCTCGACCAGACGCGTCGCGAGAGAAGGACCGCTCACCGCGTCCGAAGGTACCACGCGACGATGGCCGGACGGCCGGCGACCTAGCCGTCCGCCGAGGCGTCCAGCGGCACGGCGACGACGTAGCGCGTGCTCGTCGCGTCGCGGCACTCGGCCCACACGTCGCCGTGGTGGAGCCGCACCAGCTTGCGCGCGAGCGAGAGCGCGAGGCCGAGCCCTCCCACCCGGCGCCCGCTGGTCGAGTCGCGCAGGTCGCCGAACGCGTCGAAGATGCGCGCGAGGTCCTCCTCGCCGAGGCAGCGCGCGTCGTCGCGCACCTCGATCAAGAGGGCGGGCGCGCCGCTGCGCGCGTTCCCGATCGCGGCGCGCACCGTGAGCACGCCTTCGCTCTTGCCGCGCGCGGCGTGACGGAACGTGGCGACGACGGCCTGCACGATGCGCGCGCGATCGACGTACACCGGCGGGAGCCCCGCTTGGACCTGCGGGTCGATCTTCACCGAGGTGCCCTCGACGATCGAGCGGCCGAGCCGCACGGCCTCGGTGACGATCTCGACCGAGGGCGTCCACTCGCGCTTGATGCGCAGGCGACGCGCGTCGAGGCGCGCGGAGTCGAGGATGTCGCCGAGCAGGCGCAGCAGATCCTCGGCGCTGCGGCGCACCATCACGACGCTCTCGCGCTGATCGTGGGTCATCGGTCCGTCGGCGCCGTCCTCGAGCAGCTGCGCGAAGCCGACGATCGAGTTGAGCGGGCTGCGCAGCTCGTGGCCCATCGCAGCCATGAAGCGCGAGCGGACCTGCTCCTCGCGCTCGATCTGTCGCTGCGCGTTCGCCTCGCCGCGGCGCGCGACCGACGCGGCGTCGACCTCGGCGCGCACGTCGGCCCACGCGCCGAGCGCGATCTCGGTGCGCAGCGCGGGAGGACGGACGTCCTGCTCGTCGGCCTCGGGATCGAGCGCCTCGACGTGGGCCGCGATCGCGTCGAGCTCGCCGCGCGCGATCGTGGTGCGCGCCATCTCGATCAGCGCGATGGCCGCGCCGGGCACCAGCGCGAGCGCGGCGGTGGGCGTCGGCGAGAACGCGAGCGCGGCGAAGCCGACGGAGAGCGCGGGCGCGGCGGCGATCGTCGCGTCGCGCAGCGCGATCTCGACGCGCGTGGGGTCGGGCAGATCGCGCGCGGGGAGGCGCGCGATCCACGCCTCGACCGGCGCTGCGACGACGCGCGCGGCAGGCGCGGTGACGAGCGCGCCCGCCGCGAGCACCGCGGGGACCACCGCGGGATCGAGCGGCGCGAGCAGCAGCGCGACGACGAGAGTGCCGAGCGCCGCGATCACGAGCGGCACACGCTCCGCGGATCGCAGCACGCGCGGCGAGGGCGCGAACGGCGCCGAGCCGGGATCGGATCGCGCGGCGCGATGCAGGATGCGCTGCGCGTGCACGAACGCCGCGCCCGCGAGGGCGCGCGCGACCGCGGCGAGCATCACGGCGGCGAGCGCGAGCTCCACCTCGCGGTGCGCGAGCTCGCAGAGCGCACCGAGCGCGACGATCTCGATCGCGCCCAGCACGACGAGCCCGATGAGCACGCGGCGCGCGCCGCCGACGCGCGTCGGCAGCGGGAGCACGATCGGGAGATCGCTCTCGAGCAGCTCGCTCGTCGTCATCTCCTCGCTGGTCACGCCGAGGGCCCTCCCTGCGCGGGAAGCACGAGCGTGAACGTCGAGCCGCGACCGACCGTGCTCTGCACCTCGATCCGACCGCCGTGCCACTGCGCCATCTCGCGCGCGATCGCGAGGCCGAGCCCCCAGCCCTCGGTGCGACCGCGGTTCGTGTCGACGCGCTCGAACGTGCGGAAGATGCGATCGAGATCCTCGCGCGCGATCCCGGGCCCGGTGTCCTCGACGGCGAGGCGCACCTCGCGCGTGGCGCCGCCCTCGGCGCGGAAGCGCACGTGACCCTTCTTCGTGAACTTCACCGCGTTCGCGCCGAGGTTCAGGAGGATCTGCCGGATGCGCCGCGCGTCGGCGGGCACGCGCGCGAGATCGGGCGCGATGTCGACCTCGATCGTGATCGGCTTGTCACGACGCTGCACCTCGACGAGGCGCGCGACCTCGCGCACCAGCGCCGCGAGATCGACGAGCTCGAGGCGCGACGCGATCGGCGTGCGGCGCGACGACGAGTCGAGCACCTCGTCCACGAGCTCCTTGAGGTACGCGCCCGCGGTGTGGATCGCCTCGACGTCCTCGCGCTGCGAGGGCGAGAGCGGTCCTTCGATCTCCGAGAGCAGCACCTCGG includes:
- a CDS encoding sensor histidine kinase, with protein sequence MGSRARVGSSFRVRASLAVIAASTVAIVPWATSEGASWRALSLGWVVLAWGLLALASVYGAARLGRMRRAATTLGGPTLRSVALAQARARLRARLDALRTRAHEKRRIAERAQRSKEEFLAAVSHELRTPLNSIQGFAEVLLSEIEGPLSPSQREDVEAIHTAGAYLKELVDEVLDSSSRRTPIASRLELVDLAALVREVARLVEVQRRDKPITIEVDIAPDLARVPADARRIRQILLNLGANAVKFTKKGHVRFRAEGGATREVRLAVEDTGPGIAREDLDRIFRTFERVDTNRGRTEGWGLGLAIAREMAQWHGGRIEVQSTVGRGSTFTLVLPAQGGPSA
- a CDS encoding sensor histidine kinase, whose product is MTSEEMTTSELLESDLPIVLPLPTRVGGARRVLIGLVVLGAIEIVALGALCELAHREVELALAAVMLAAVARALAGAAFVHAQRILHRAARSDPGSAPFAPSPRVLRSAERVPLVIAALGTLVVALLLAPLDPAVVPAVLAAGALVTAPAARVVAAPVEAWIARLPARDLPDPTRVEIALRDATIAAAPALSVGFAALAFSPTPTAALALVPGAAIALIEMARTTIARGELDAIAAHVEALDPEADEQDVRPPALRTEIALGAWADVRAEVDAASVARRGEANAQRQIEREEQVRSRFMAAMGHELRSPLNSIVGFAQLLEDGADGPMTHDQRESVVMVRRSAEDLLRLLGDILDSARLDARRLRIKREWTPSVEIVTEAVRLGRSIVEGTSVKIDPQVQAGLPPVYVDRARIVQAVVATFRHAARGKSEGVLTVRAAIGNARSGAPALLIEVRDDARCLGEEDLARIFDAFGDLRDSTSGRRVGGLGLALSLARKLVRLHHGDVWAECRDATSTRYVVAVPLDASADG
- a CDS encoding transglutaminase TgpA family protein, with amino-acid sequence MSFAALHKHVTYMMAGLGLAALFLGGELSFFVQAVIVAGFVASVFVEGPRLHQPGWQRGWNVALLVLFALAIVRGVLGEPLLPLALELTAALQISRLCNRRSAAEHQQIAMLAFLQLCAATVLSTELTYGIAFLGFVVVAPWMLALTHLRSEIEGHYPGDPDPGRAADVRRVLASRRVVGPSFLLGTAALSLPLFVMTAALFVLFPRVGLGMLSFGRGSPTHVAGFGGDVELGQVGLVRDDPTVVMRVVPPGIGAGITPPARAAIRMRGTSFDRYDGRRWSRSLRDPRAVRRYDDYYPIERVPDLDRDLPFEIVLDHLDDPVVFLPDRAVAVQIPGRLTTGIEVGRRLTLEPGLDIRYEADDGLGLRYRAWVAAPGSRREDPEPLDVASAAPYLQVPAGHERVAHLAREWTEGATSDRDRAERIQEHLRAMRYSLDMQDPGTRLPLDAFLFEWRAGHCEYFSTAMAIMLRSLGVPTRNATGFLGGRWNAWGRWYAITNGDAHSWVEVWLEGEGWVTFDPTPPSRGEVDFARGLLDELSAMIDALRTSWESDVIGYDLRAQRSLARRLSRWLRELGASSPSGGARISPDEPTRARAGAPLPWTRVLAISGIVLAFGALAVMLRRRRGAQARGPQVPENAREVVALYRALERALETLGRARPLDRTPREHAALLEAEGFVHAAIVREVTERYLSVRFGGETLDPSELAQLREKLRDVKPS
- a CDS encoding DUF58 domain-containing protein, with product MRRDRAAAAEKKARRARRGLRFTREGRVFVLTTLGVGAGAVNTGNNLLYLVLGLMLSLIVLSGVLSDLVLWWVRVRRSLPSRAFVGTPCVIELALANDKKWLPSFSIEVEDQAADEPTDRRCYFLKVGARAEQVAAYRRVPSKRGVLVLSRFRLSTRYPFGLFEKWRLVDDRTELVVYPALVPVVAPALPAGARAEDRASPRRGPGTEPAGLREYRAGDEARSVHARRSAALGRLVVRERERESGARLSIVLDNARPPDLDDAAWPLAFERAISHAASIAERALAHGSSVDVITRSGGSPVVLGGGAPDPILRYLALLGPVAHDAAPLPTPRASSVIVTPELAIDAVA
- a CDS encoding AAA family ATPase, which gives rise to MSGPSLATRLVEHVGRVLLGKGEVVSLAVTALLARGHLLVEDVPGVGKTTLARTLARSIGVGFRRIQFTSDLLPADVLGGSIYDPSTGALTFKPGPVFTPILLADEINRTTPRTQSALLEAMEERRVSIEGETRALEEPFFVVATQNPEEFHGTYPLPESQLDRFLLRVEIGYPPRDVERRLLGARRGADPVDSLAPIVTLPELLAAQSAVNEVRTEDLVLDYLHEIVCATRTTPLLELGASTRAALALERAVRAHALVSGRAYATPDDVKALAVPVLAHRVRVAGAGDGPRARGDAARVVRDVVAGVPVPV